A stretch of DNA from Lotus japonicus ecotype B-129 chromosome 4, LjGifu_v1.2:
TTGGATGTATATGTGGAAATCTTTTACAGGTTATTCAGAAGTTTGAATTAATTTTGAGGAAAATTGATGTGATTATAggattttgaattaattttgataaaaGAGCTTATTAATGTATAGGAGGAGCAAGCTGGGGGTGGAGGAAGTGAAGCTGAAGAAGGAAATGGAAGAAGAGAACAGGGAAAGGAAAGGAGGAGTGAAAGAGAAATGCATCCCTATCAAGAAATCTTCCAAAGAGAGCAGCAGGAGATGGTGATGTGGATACATCTGATTCTGAGCATATGAATCTAAGTTAAGACTAGTTTATTTATTGTGGAATTTAATTTGTAATTAATACACTAGTAATTAAGGGTTGTTGTTGCCTAATGCTATGGTTAGTTAGTTTGCTTTTTCATTAGTGTAGCTGCTGTTACAAATTAAATTGAAGTGCATTTGTTTGTTGTGGCTCTAGATCATTAGCCTCACTTGGGAGTCGACAGTTGTAGAAAGAATAGACAGAGAGTCCAAGTAAAACATATTAATCACTTCAATAATTTCAACAAAACAGTTGATCTATACCTGTAAGAATCTAATAATGAAGACCAAGAATATGTATTGTCTATACCTTATTTCATTCTAGGTGACCAATAATTTTGTTTATAAAAGTCAAAAAGTGAGTGTAATTCACAGTTGAACACACTGCTATACAATTAAATGGTATACCAGTCCTGACATAATAGCTGGAGTAGATGTGAAATTGAATACTTTGATAACAATTCATTTTGATTTCCATTTACAAATACTGGTGTTGCCACCATCTTTCATTTACAATAAGTATGCACAAGAATTTGAATAAATGAATGAATTAGTTGTATATACAAATGAATTTGAAGCATGGACATTTGAAGTCTTTAAACATCTGCAGATCGTCCTGAAATAACACCCTGGCATCTTGGTCATGCATATATGATATATCTTCCTTTCACTCTGCCAACTCAACAAAATGTGAGACATTTCTCTTCCCAAAGCCAAGGACTTTCTCAACGTAGAGCATTTTTTTAAATCCTTCTACCAtaagtcagaatcaattttggatAGAAGCTTTTGCATCCTGTTTTCTGAGAGCAGCTTCCATCTTATCAATTTCTTCATCACCTCAGCAGTGAATGAGAATGCTTCAATAATTGTTGTAGTGGTGGTTGCCCTTGTGCTTTACACAACAGGCCCTTCACTCTTTCTGTCACCTGTGTTTAAAGAAGTTTCATTACCAATGTTAGCAGCTGATTGATCTACACcacttaataataatatatatgtttggaaatcctttttATTGATTTTAAAGCCAAAATTAATACCGGAAATAAGCTTATGTGAGTTAATTCAAACAAATTAAGATGAATATGCTAATTAACATGCTTATACTTGAAAAACAAACATTAAATTAACCTTTGTCAAACTTCCCCTAGTATAGGGGACTGTTCTTTGAAATGCTAATGAAGTTGGGGGAGATTTTCTGCTAGTCTCTTCTTTGCAGGGTGATTTCCCATTGGTTCTGCTCCTTGTCATAACACTGGAAGAGCCGTGCCACTTGCTATGCAATGTGTTTGGTAGACTAGATTCCTGATTTACACAAAAGCCACAATAAGCGTGTGAGAATCATGCATGTCGTTGGAATCTTTGCACTCAAATTTAAGCAATCAGAATAAAATATGAAGGTAAATTGCACACCAGAAACAACACTGTTGCACAGTTCTTCAGGACCTCCAAGTTCATGCGAACATCATCTAGGCTTCTGCTTCAAAATCATTCAAATTTTGAAGCAATTAATAAACTGAAAGCACATTATCATGTCACCATCATAAACACTAGACTTAAATGTGTTTGGTTCTCCCTTAGGAAACCTTAGAGTAAAATCAATTTGGGTTACAATTAATATTAATGTATGAGAGTCATTTTAGAGTAGTTCAATGCCAAAATCATGTTTGCTTGAGGCTAGAGAGAGTAGCTTATGTGTAACAAAATCAATAATGAAATTCATGTTTGGAAAATTGAATACACAGTAGAAAATCACTGTGAGCCAAAATCATGGAGAACAAAAGCAATTACCCTTAGATATTGTTGttgtccaccatgattttgaCTTTACCGTGGTTTTCCaccatgtatccaaacatgaattttattcaaaatcaattgtgacaACGATGATCCAAAGGCGCccttagtgcatgtttgaaaatctttcTACAAATGATTCTAAAGCTAAAATCAATTACGAGAAGCTTTTGCCTTCAGTGAGCTTCTAGatatcagaatcaattatgaggGAAGAGAAGCCGATCCAAATATGCTATTAGTAATGCTTAGCATACCTGTGCTTTTGTTGCCCCAGGCCAAAATAAGAAGCCAATGTTGCCATCTGTGCATAAGTACAATACTGGTTAAACTCAAAGAACTTGAAATCGTGAGGAACTAATTAGATTTTGCTGCTGTACAATACTGGTTAAACTCAAAGGACTTGAAATTGTGATGAACTAATCAGTTTTTGCTGCATTTGTTAACAATTAACATACCTTCATATTACCAGCTCTTCTTCCAAATTTCTCAGTTAAGACCCCCAAAGAATCAATCATTCCAACAGGCACTGGTGGGGGCCTATTGATAGCATCAAATGCTTCTCTGATCCTGACACAATCAAATCTTTGAATGTTATGCCCTGCCCACACCCTCCCATTCAAGATGCTGAAAATCCTGTCTGCAACATCCTCAAAAGATGGTGCATTTTTCACAGCTTCACGTGTTATCCCCTCCAATCTGCTAGATTTCACTGACACCACAGTAAGATCCTTTGGCCTTATCAATGTGGTGAAGCTCTCAATCTCGCTGAGTTTGTGAGGATCAACAACCATTGCACCAAATTCCAGGACACAGAACCTTTGTCCAACTTTTCTTGGCACTGTGGTTTCCAAATCAAAGAACACAATCTCAGGTGCTTGTTGTTGCTCATTGCATGAATTAGAGAACTCCATCATCACTATACTTCttcaatttctttttggtttgttttgtttcctttgtATTCAACATGGTTTCATGAGTTAACTATTTATAGATGATGTTTGGAAAGGTACGTGATCCTTTGGAACAGAAAAGCACATGTAGAAAGAAACCCAATGCTTTTGTGTCAAGGTTAATTACAAAGGTTGGCATGAAGGGGAAGAGCTACTTAGCATATTTTGACATGGATAATTAAGATTCCcttccttctttttttctttccttcattTCCACGCTCTCTCATTTTCCCTCTGTTTGTATTGCCTGTGAAACAGGAAACTTGCAATGAAACGTTAACCTTAGCAATTGGAAAACTGGTTGTCGTTGGACATGTCAAGCGGTCTCCTAGTTCAGAATTATTCCGTGCCGAAATAAGTATATGAAATGCTGGCATATGCTACAACATGTTATGTCAATTAATCCACGTCAATGTTGCCAATGGATAAAGTTCCAACTATATGGTGATTTGGATATGTACTTTTATGCCTATCTATTGCCACGTCTAAAATCTGTATACACTTGTTCATAAATAAAACATGTAATTATCAATGTTcagaaaaccggaccggtcatcAAACCGGTCAAGTCACTGGTTTGAGGTTTAAAGGTTCAACCGGGGTTCAACCAAGGTTCAACcggtaataattaaataataattttttaataattgtgtgtattatactaaaaaaaatgaatattttgtCACTATATATAATTTCTTACGTACTctaaaaaattcaaatcaagAACCACATGATGTAGCGTCAGACTAGACTAGGATAGCTAATGTCCTTGGAAATGTAAGCTAGGTACTACCTTGGTAGTTGGTATGTGTTTTGGTGAAAACCCATcacaccatcttcttcttcttttaattttttatctacCAGCAGCGGCAGCCAATTATATTATCAGTCCCACAACCACAAAACTCCATTGAAGGCTAAGAACTAGAAAATGTTTTGATCAAACCAACTTGTTTCTTAAATGGGTCACTCCTATTTACCACTAAGGCTCCTCAAACACCACAACGTTCTTCCTCTTAGCTCTCAGtgcttcttttctttagttttacTCTCTGCAACTTCCTTATTGCGTCTGGCCGGCGGTCTTGCACCTCTACGTCAGCGACCAACGAAAGTGACACCGCGCCGTGCTGCTCACGCCTCACGCTTGCTCTCTTCCACTGTTCGAACCGCCTGCAGCCGCCGTAGagaccaccaccgtcgtcggaAACTGTCGTCGCAGGGAGGGAGCTTGCGTCGCTTAAGGAGAACTGGAGATTGGAGAAGGGTTTCACGTTGCGGTGTTTCTGcctttctattttctatttcttgtttttttttcaaaactcatAATCTAAACGACGGCGTTTTGGCTTGGTTTAACTAAACCGGCCAAGCCGCGGTTTTTACCGGTTCGGCCGGTTTTCCCGGTTTGATTACGGTTCTCTCTACAGCCGGTTTTAGAGGTGTTTCGGACCGGTACTGTGCCCGGTTCCCGGTCGAACCGGTccgaccggccggtccggttttcagaacactGGTAATTATATTTCACAATCTTAACCTATCCTTATCAAGTTCCAGCAAATTTTTTACTCGAAATGAATTTTAACGTTCATGTGCACCGCAAACAAGCATCCAAGAAGTTGCATAAATTCCAAtacttttctttcctttcaatTTTAGATGCAAAGGTGAAATAAAAATGCGTAAATGATGACTTATCTAAAATGTCATTTATTTTCACATGGTTGCATTTGTAAAAATATACTTTTATATAGAAACAGGTAAATTACTAACTCATTTTTACTTAAAAATATTTGCCATTTTGTAAACACACATTTTTACCTtcctctttctttccttttacTTTCTTTTCACCCACTCTTCATTTACAGCCAAACAAACCATCACTTTGCAGTTCAGACCtgaactattttatttttagaattcAGACCTGATGTTGGTGTTAGGCCTGTCCATCGGTCGGGTTTGGTCGGTTTCGGGCCCAAAAAGCCCAAACCGAACGAGCCCAAGCACAAGCAAAATGGGCCCGTTTCCGACCATATACAAGTTCGGTTATGTTCGGGTGCGAGTTTGGCGAGTTACGGGTGGATCAGGTGGGTTCAAACGGGTGTTGGaccattgacaaaaaaagaaGTTGGACCAGAACCATTTTTAGGGTATGAATTCAAAGAAAAACTCgcaagaaaaacaaagaagagtAGATCTAGATCATACATCATACATAATACATAATACATACCCTTAATCCAgaaaattataacaaaacaagaaaaatcaaaaaaataagGAGACAAAGGACTCAGGAAGCTCTCTTGCATGATGATTCAGGGCAGATCTGTGGCGGTGGACCATGGGTTCTTCATCCTCTTTGTCCTCCTTCAGGGTTTGTCGCCTCTGGGTTTTATCCTTGCGATTGACCGGTGGACACCCCAAGTTTTCCATTGCTTTCCTCATGCAAAAGAGATTGTTCACTTCATCCTTGCGATTTCACATCAAAATCGATGGCAATGAAGATGAACAAACTCTTTCGGATCAGAGAAGCATGGAGGTTTGAGACGTGTGAAGGAAAAAGCCATGCACTGTGGTGGTGGAGTGGCTAGGGTTTGAGAAGGGTGGTGGCAGGAGGATGAGGAGAACTGTGGAGTGTGGTGGTGGAGTGGCTAGGCCGCTAGGGTTTGAGATGTGTGAGGGCGCAGAGGAtaaggagaagggtggtggcggctagggtttggagagaagaagaagaaggggagaagggtggtggtggcgggtttgagaggtagggtttgagagaagaagaagaagaggagaagggtggtggcggcggcgggttTGAGAGGTAAGGTtttagagaagaagaagaagaagaagaagaagaagaagaagaagaagaagaagaagaagaggagaagggtggtggcggcggcgggttTGAGAGTGAGAGGTAGGGTTTGAGaattgagagaagaagaagaagaggaagaagtgaagagaaagagagaggagccGGATTATTAGGTTTAGTTTAGGTTGGGTTTGGGCCTTATTGGGCCgggtgaaattttttttttatattgggtTCGGTCGGACCAGGCTCCAAACCGTAACCGACCGAACCAACCCAAATGGAGCCGGTTTTTCTCCCTTACTCAACCCGCCACCCGACCCGACCGAACCGAGAAGGCCTTTTTTGGTAGCGGGCCGGTCGGTTTCGGTCGGGCCCAAAAAAGTTGGACAGCCCTAGTTGGTGTGGGACAATTCCCTTGCACCAACCAATGCAACAAACAATAAAAAGATACAACTTTTTCACTAGAAtttcaaataaattattaatgagACAGTTGGCAACCCACTTTATTAATGGAAAAAGCCCACACAGCCTAAATAGATAACACATTGacaacccaaaaataaaatacaaccaTTACAACAACCATTAACATTAAACAAGTGCAGCTGAGCTTAGAGGGATAAGAGCTTTCTTAATCCTCTCTACAGCAGCCTGTAGGGTAGTAAGGGATGCTGCATAAGAGATGCGAACACAAGTATCATCTCCGAAAGCACTTCCGGGCACCAGTGCTACCTGTAAGCCAAAACAGAAATACCGAAATACTCAATTATGAGACATCGAAAGTTCAACAAGTGAGCGGATTTTAATCATAATCCATAAGAGTTCGTTCACTTTTTGTCTTGAAATACGTAATAGCGTCTGTTTGCATTGGCCAAAGGATGTCTAACCATAATCATTTTTTCAGTCGTTGTTGCACtttaaaaagagaaaatcattttTGCGAATAACAGTTGTTCTTTAATTCTTTCTTGACTTCGAACTTTTCCTGCTCATAAACTATCCCTAGAATCTTGAGTATACCTGGCCTTTATCCAGCAGATATCGACAGAGGGATTCAGAATCCTCAATTTTGCCAAATCCTTCAGCTTCTCTTCCATAGCAGAAGCTGAAATCAATGAATAGATAGAATGCTCCCTGCAAAGGGAAAGAAAGTATAAATTTATGAGTGGAAAAGCAGATGGGAAGAGGAAGAGACaaaacaaaaagagaataaCTATTAGGGAAtaagcaaataaaataaatgaatttgcACCTGGGGTTCTGATATTTTAACACCTTCGATCTCTCCAAAACTTTTAACCAAGAAATCCCTTCGCTCCCTAAATGCTTTCACCATGGTAGAAACAGCCTCGCCGCCAGCATAGCCTAGTCCTAATGCAGCAACAGCAGCTTTCTGCGAAATGCTACTGGCTCCTGAAGTGAACTAAAATCAATAAAATGCATCAGTCAGAACATCCTGTGTAATATCAAATAGCATCAGTACACTAACTCATTTCAAATGAATGCTAAAAAGTTTCTTAAAGCTAAAGGTAATGAAGATAGGAACGATATGGAATAAGACTGGCGTGAGTGGCAAATTAAAACTGCAGCATACCTGACTTTGTATCTTTCCACATGCTGCAACAAAATGTTTTGGACCAGCGATGTATCCAAGCCGCCAACCAGTCATTGCAAAGGACTACAGTGAAATAGTTTAAAGCATCAGGAATCCAATTCAAAGGTCACAATGTCATCATTTATAACCATACTATGAAATACAGCACAGGCATTGAGTAGAAAAGAGGAACGAGGAATCAACAACACAAACACCAAAAACAAGTCAAATAAGTTATAGGAACAAGGTTTTTTTTCTGGGGTAGGGAGGAttagtagatacaactctcacAGAAAGAGAACATGACATAAAGACTAACCTTAGAAAATCCATTCACAGTTAGTGTTCTGTCCCACATTCCTGGTAGAGATGCAAAGCTAGTATGTGTTGCTGGTGCATAGATGATGTTTTCATAAATTTCATCAGAGATAACCtgcataaatttttttaaggTTTTAAAAGCAAGGAACTGTAATCTAAGTTGCATTTGTGAACTCGTTCCGAATGTATGACTGTACCAGAAGCCTTGGGTACTTTGCTACAATCTGGGCTATCTCTTCAAGTAATTTCTTGGGGTAGACGGATCCTGTTGGGTTTGATGGTGAACAAAAAATAAGCAGTCTTGATTTCTCAGTAATTATGGATTCAAGGCGTTTGGGATCCAATAGGAAATTATCAGATATTGAGGTTGGAAGAATCACAGGTGTTGCATCAGCCATCCTTGCCATTTCTGGGTAACTAACCCAGAAAGGAGCTGGAATTATGACCTGAAATATTCACACCATagtgagcaaaaggaaaaatatgcaaTAATTTGTCCAAATACAAATCAAGACACATTTTTATGCATGGGAATATGTGGACAGCATGGAGTGGCTTTTTTATTTGCATAATTTTTACCCTAGTAAGCACAAGGCTCACTAGACCCATAATATCTGATAAAGTGATAAAACAGACTAACAGAGGAATAAAAGATGCAGCAAAGGCTTGAGAAAATAAAAGGCCAGAGTTGTTGAATCTTTTGAACAAACAAGGCATGTCAATAAGTTCAGGCATATTTCAGAATGATAATGCCAAAATCTACAAACATATACAAGATGGCATCCAAAGGTGAGCACAATCATCACGAGAACTTTCTAACACATCAAGGATAATGGCAAAACATAAAGAGTTTGAATAATTCAAATGACTTTGTTCCAATTAAAGTATCCCTGCACAGTTCATACCCAACCCAAATGACTTCGCATGCGGCTACGATTGGACAATCATTGGCGTCAATGGTAAAAGACATTAGCACTCACTTTGAGGCAAAAAGTGAACGGAACACTACAGATTGGGATGAAAGTTCTTTCACATTAACTCAACTGGTATTCAAACACACATTAAGTAGTATTTTCTAAAGCTTATGAGTATAAACTAAGCCCGTTTAGTCTAATGCTTATGCTTATGAGTATAAACTAGCCCACTTTACTCACCTCATCTCCTGGAGAGCAAACTGCAAGCACTGCCTGAGCAATACTCTGCTTGGCTCCATTACTAACCACAACCTGATCAGGAGTATAAGTAATCCCATTCTCCTCTGCAACAACAATTCATCTAACATATAGTCAAAACCCCATCTCTCACAATCAACAAAGAAAAGCATATACTATAATCATCATCACACTAACCCTTCAGCTTATGACAAATTGCTTGACGTAGCTCTAACGTTCCGGCATTCGGGGTGTACCTCGTGTACCCTTCACGAATTGCATTGATCCCAGCCTATCCAAAAAAGCCATTACAAAATCAACACAAAAAAAGGGGCATAAAAAACAGATTTCTACAAATGAAAAGTAGAATGCGAAGAGCGTTGACCTCAGCTACGACAGCAGGTGTGTCAAAATCAGGCTCTCCAGCCGCCAATCGAATCACGGGAACGCCAGCTTCGACGAGAGCGGTGGCTTG
This window harbors:
- the LOC130712776 gene encoding protein NEN4; translated protein: MMEFSNSCNEQQQAPEIVFFDLETTVPRKVGQRFCVLEFGAMVVDPHKLSEIESFTTLIRPKDLTVVSVKSSRLEGITREAVKNAPSFEDVADRIFSILNGRVWAGHNIQRFDCVRIREAFDAINRPPPVPVGMIDSLGVLTEKFGRRAGNMKMATLASYFGLGQQKHRSLDDVRMNLEVLKNCATVLFLESSLPNTLHSKWHGSSSVMTRSRTNGKSPCKEETSRKSPPTSLAFQRTVPYTRGSLTKVTERVKGLLCKAQGQPPLQQLLKHSHSLLR
- the LOC130713316 gene encoding bifunctional aspartate aminotransferase and glutamate/aspartate-prephenate aminotransferase-like, which produces MANTLYNATTCRIPIGGDHQCLAVNRNVSRSLSFCSNLTTLPLKAMEFNAGNHSGAITVVKAAKSDFDERGIDISLSPRVNAVKPSKTVAISDQATALVEAGVPVIRLAAGEPDFDTPAVVAEAGINAIREGYTRYTPNAGTLELRQAICHKLKEENGITYTPDQVVVSNGAKQSIAQAVLAVCSPGDEVIIPAPFWVSYPEMARMADATPVILPTSISDNFLLDPKRLESIITEKSRLLIFCSPSNPTGSVYPKKLLEEIAQIVAKYPRLLVISDEIYENIIYAPATHTSFASLPGMWDRTLTVNGFSKSFAMTGWRLGYIAGPKHFVAACGKIQSQFTSGASSISQKAAVAALGLGYAGGEAVSTMVKAFRERRDFLVKSFGEIEGVKISEPQGAFYLFIDFSFCYGREAEGFGKIEDSESLCRYLLDKGQVALVPGSAFGDDTCVRISYAASLTTLQAAVERIKKALIPLSSAALV